The Hymenobacter sp. DG25A nucleotide sequence CGTGCCGGCTACTTCTATGAGAACCCGCAGAAAGGGGCCCGGCAGTACCTCAGCTTAGGTGCTGGCCTGCGCTACCAGGTGTTTGGGGTTGATGCGGCTTATCTGGTCCCTAACGACAAGAATAACCCCCTTTCCCAAACCTTACGGCTTTCTTTACACTTTAACTTTGGCGAAGGCGCCAACACAACCGGCGCCACCGACACCCCGACCCCCACGAATTAGCCTATGCTCAACCGCTTGGTTGCCCCTCCCGTTCAGCCGCTGGCCAGTGTAACGCTGCCCGCGGCTGACGTGCTTTTACTGCCTAACGGCAGCCGTCTGCACGTTCTCCACAACGCGGCCCAGCCCGTTGTACGCCTCCAGGTAGTGTTTCGTGCCGGCAAATGGTACGAGCCTGCTCCCGGCATTTCCCTACTCACCGCCCGGATGCTGCTGGAAGGCACGCGTACCCGCACCGCCCGCCAGATTGCCGATGAGGTTGCTTTCTATGGTGCCTCTCTCGAATGCGAGCAGGGCTTCGACCGGGCCACGCTCACGCTCTATTGCTTGACACGGCATTTAGAGAAGCTGTTGCCCTTGGTTAACGATGTGCTCACCGAGCCTACCTTTCCGGAGCCAGATTTAAGCCTGCTGAAAACCCGCACCATTCAGAACGTACAGGTAGAACGCCAAAAGACCAGCTACCTGGCCGCCGAGCGGTTCTCCCGCAACCTATTTGGCAGTACTAATCCATATGGAGTTGTCTTCGATGAAAACAGCTTTCAAGCCATTGAAGGAAGTGATGTTCAGAACTTCCACCACCAAACCTACGTGTTAGCCGGAGCGGAAATTTTCCTTTGTGGTGATGTTGAAGCACAGCATATTGAACAAGTGCAGGCCATGGTGGGTACAGGCAGCACAATCACCCAGGACCAAGCACCTGCTTCAGGCTTTACTGCGCCGTCAACCTCCCTGCCGCATGATTATGTGACGGTAGCTAGCATTCAATCCTCCCTGCGAATCGGACGCCTGTGGCCAGCCCCAAGCCACCCAGACACGCACAAGCTCCAGGTACTCGCTAAAATTCTGGGAGGCTATTTTGGCTCACGCCTGATGAAAAACATCCGTGAGGATAAAGGCTTCACCTACGGTATTTACGCCAGCGTAGGCCCCCGGGAGCACGCCACCAGCTTCGTAATTGGTACAGATGTAAATGCGGCGAGTACCCAGGCTACCATCACCGAAGTTCATCATGAGCTCAGAAAACTACAAGAAAAAGTAGTGCCTGCTGACGAGCTAAAAACCGTAAAGAACTACATGGAGGGCAAATTCGCCAACGAGCTCAGTACGGTTTTCGAACAGTGTGATAAGTATAAAAGCCTGGTTTTCCTCAATCTACCAGCCTCTTACTACACTGACTTCCTGCATGATATAAGCACGATTGATGCTGCTCAAATCCAACGACTAGCCCAGCAATATCTTTCTCCAATTGATATGATTGAGGTCATTGCTGGTCCAGCATCATCCTAACATCACAGCGTACAAACCAAAAAGAGCCTCCCGCAGCAATAGATGCGGAAGGCTCTTTTTGGTTTCAGGATAGAGTGATGGCACTTAATAAGAAAAGGCTAATGGCTTATAGCCTCCGCCTATCTACTTAGCATTATTAGTCCAAGTGCTGTCCGCCCCCACACCCAGGCGGAAGCCAGACAGCGCTAGGATTCCCGTGTCGCCTGGCCTTGGACTAAGCAGGAACCTCAGTTAAACGGCAGAAGCCCCCTTCCGCAGCACAAGGTCGCAGAGGGGGGCTTCTGATCAAAAAGGTTGGCGGCGACCTACTCTCCCACCGGTGAAGGCAGTACCATGGGCGCTACGGGGCTTAACTGCTCTGTTCGGAATGGGAAGAGGTGAACACCCGTGCTAAAGCCACCATTAAGGTGTCAGCTAGTACGTGAAACGTATGCTGTCAAATCGTTGACGCAGGTAACGGGTAAGAAAAAGGAGTTGAGCTATTTCACAAGAAGCGTTCGAGTCATTAGTACACCTCGGCTGTGCTATTTCTAGCTTTAGACCTAGTGCCTATCAACGTGGTCATCTACCACGACTCTTAGTATGGGATATCTCATCTTGAGGTGAGTTTCGCACTTAGATGCTTTCAGCGCTTATCTCATCCCAGCGTAGCTACCCGGCGCTGCAGCTGGCGCCACAACCGGTGCACTAGCGGCTGGTCCATCCCGGTCCTCTCGTACTAAGGACAGGTCCTCTCAAATATCCAACGCCCACCACAGATAGGGACCGAACTGTCTCACGACGTTCTGAACCCAGCTCGCGTGCCACTTTAATCGGCGAACAGCCGAACCCTTGGGACCTTCTCCAGCCCCAGGACGTGACGAGCCGACATCGAGGTGCCAAACCTCCCCGTCGATATGAGCTCTTGGGGGAGATCAGCCTGTTATCCCCGGCGTACCTTTTATCCTTTGAGCGATGGCCCTTCCATGCGGAACCACCGGATCACTATATCCGTCTTTCGACCCTGCTCGGCTTGTCGGCCTCACAGTCAAGCCCGCTTCTGCTATTGCGCTCTGCGTACGGTTACCAAGCGTACTGAGCGGACCTTTGAAAGCCTCCGATACTTTTTTGGAGGCGACCACCCCAGTCAAACTACCCAGCAGACACTGTCTCCCTTTCAAGATTAGGCACCAAGCAACACAAGGGTGGTATTTCAACGTTGGCTCCCCAACGGCTGGCGCCGCTGGCTCATAGCCTCCCACCTATCCTACACATGTGTTACCCAGCGTCAATGTCAACCTATAGTAAAGGTGCACGGGGTCTTTCCGTCCCGTGGCGGGTACTCGGCATCTTCACCGAGACTACAATTTCACCGAGCTCATGGCTGAGACAGCGCCCAGATCGTTACACCATTCGTGCAGGTCGGAACTTACCCGACAAGGAATTTCGCTACCTTAGGACCGTTATAGTTACGGCCGCCGTTTACCGGGGCTTCGATTCAAACCTTCGCCTTGCGACTAAGTTCCCCTCTTAACCTTCCGGCACCGGGCAGGTGTCAGGCCTTATACTTCCGCTTGCGCGTTCGCAAAGCCATGTGTTTTTGTTAAACAGTCGCCTGGGCCTTTTCACTGCGGCTTCTCCATCGCTGGAGGAAGCGTCCCTTCTCCCGAAGTTACAGGACCATTTTGCCGAGTTCCTTGGCCATGATTCACTCGAGCGCCTCAGGATTCTCTCCTTGACTACCTGTGTCGGTTTGCGGTACGGGTTATAAAGCAGTAAACGCTTAGCAGGTTTTCTTGGCAGTCTGATTAGGTACACTATCCCCGTGGCCGAAGCCGTGGGGTACTATCATGTTTCAGCTAGGTCAGCGGATTTGCCTACTGTCCCAATACCTACGCACTTTAACGGGCACTTCCGTCCGCCCGCGGTACTTTCACTTCTGCGTCACTGCATCACTCTACTTCATAAGTGCTGGAATATCAACCAGCTGTCCATCGGTGTTCGCCCTTCGGCTTACCCTTAGGTCCCGACTAACCCTGCTCCGATTAGCGTTGAGCAGGAAACCTTAGTCTATCGGCGGGCCGGTTTCTCACCGGCCTTATCGTTACTCATGCCTACATTTGCTTTTCTAGCCGCTCCAGCACCCCTGACAGGATACCTTCACCGCTGCTAGAATGCTCCCCTACCACTTGCACATAGTGCAAATCCATCGCTTCGGTACCGGACTTGATGCCCGCGTATTATCGATGCCCTGTCGCTCGACCAGTGAGCTGTTACGCACTCTTTAAATGAATGGCTGCTTCCAAGCCAACATCCTGGCTGTCAAAGCAACTGGACCTCCTTTGTTCAACTTAGTCCGAATTTAGGGACCTTAGCGGATGGTCTGGGTTCTTTCCCTCTCGGCCTGGGACCTTAGCACCCCAAGCCTCACTGCCGAGTATATTTCCAGGCATTCGGAGTTCGTCAGGATTCGGTAGGCTGTGACACCCCCTAGTCCTATCGGTAGCTCTACCTCCTGGAAACTTCACCTCGACGCTGTACCTAAATACATTTCGGGGAGTACGAGCTATTTCTCAGTTTGATTGGCCTTTCACCCCTACCCACAGGTCATCCAAATCCTTTTCAACGGAAACTGGTTCGGGCCTCCAGTTGGTTTTACCCAACCTTCACCCTGCCCATGGGTAGATCACAAAGTTTCGCGTCTACCCCCTCTGACTCTACGCCCTATTCAGACTCGCTTTCGCTGCGGCTCCATGCGTCCACGCATTTAACCTTGCCAGAGAGGAGTAACTCGTAGGCTCATTATGCAAAAGGCACGCCGTCACCCCACTAAAGGGCTCCGACCGCTTGTAAGCACACGGTTTCAGGTTCTTTTCACTCCGGTATTCCCGGTTCTTTTCACCTTTCCCTCACGGTACTAGTTCACTATCGGTCTCTCAGGAGTATGTAGCCTTAGCGGATGGTACCGCTGGATTCAGACGGGATTTCTCTGGTCCCGCCCTACTCAGGAATCCACTACCGTACCTAATCAGGTCGCTTACCGGGCTCTCACCGTCTATGGCCGACTTTCCCACGTCGTTCAGCTAAGATTAGATAATCAGATGTTGTGGTCCTACAACCCCACGGTGGCCGTAACCACCCTGGTTTGGGCTAGTCCCCGTTCGCTCGCCACTACTTGGGGAATCATTAGTTATTTTCTTTTCCTCCGGGTACTTAGATGTTTCAGTTCCCCGGGTTTGCCCCTGGTGCTATATGCACGAGGTCTTACAGCTTCACTGTAAGGGGTTGCCCCATTCGGAAATGCTAGGATCAATTGGTATGTGCCCATCCCCTAGCCTTATCGCAGCTTATCACGTCCTTCATCGCCTCTGAGAGCCTAGGCATCCCCCGTGTGCCCTTGCTTACTTCTTGTAGCTCTCTATTGCTAGAGAGGGCTCGGGTGACTAACCATAGGTTAATCACTCTTTATTACTTTTTCTTACTCGTTACACTACGTCAAAGAACGTTTGTTTTCCCAGTTGGAAAACAACGTAGTACTGTCCTGTTACCAGAAACACTACTATATGTTGGTATTCTCACCGAAGACGACCCGAATGGTCTGTCTCGTGTTGGTGGAGAATAACGGAGTCGAACCGTTGACCCCCTGCGTGCAAGGCAGGTGCTCTAGCCAGCTGAGCTAATCCCCCATTTTCGTGTTCCGTTGGCCTACCCAACTGTGAACAGTGGGCCTGCCTGGACTCGAACCAGGGACCTCTACATTATCAGTGTAGCGCTCTAACCACCTGAGCTACAAGCCCGGGTTTCGATGAGGGCATCGAATCCGTGAATATCTTGAATGAAGGAATGACAAATTTGATAGTCCAAAGGTAACGCGAGCAACAACTCACGAGTCGGACCGCTCCAGAAAGGAGGTGATCCAGCCGCACCTTCCGGTACGGCTACCTTGTTACGACTTAGCCCCAGTTACCTGTTCTACCCTAACTGGCTTCTATTACGAGCACCAGCTTCAGGTCTACCAGACTTCCATGGCTTGACGGGCGGTGTGTACAAGGCCCGGGAACGTATTCACCGCGTCATTGCTGATACGCGATTACTAGTGATTCCAGCTTCACGAAGTCGAGTTGCAGACTTCGATCCGAACTGAGAACGGTTTTTTGAGATTGGCGTCACATCACTGTGTAGCGACCCTCTGTACCGTCCATTGTAGCACGTGTGTAGCCCTAGGCGTAAGGGCCATGATGACCTGACGTCGTCCCCGCCTTCCTCACTGCTTGCGCAGGCAGTCCATCTAGAGTCCCCGGCATAATCCGCTGGCAACTAAATGTAGGGGTTGCGCTCGTTGCGGGACTTAACCCAACACCTCACGGCACGAGCTGACGACGGCCATGCAGCACCTTGCTTTGTGTCCCGAAGGAAAGGTTCATCTCTGAACCGGTCACGCGCATTCTAGCCTAGGTAAGGTTCCTCGCGTATCATCGAATTAAACCACATGCTCCACCACTTGTGCGGGCCCCCGTCAATTCCTTTGAGTTTCACCCTTGCGGGCGTACTCCCCAGGTGGGATACTTAACGCTTTCGCTAAGTCACTAACTGTATATCGCTAGCAACGAGTATCCATCGTTTACGGCGTGGACTACCAGGGTATCTAATCCTGTTCGCTCCCCACGCTTTCGTGCCTCAGTGTCAGTACCAGCCTAGTCAGCTGCCTACGCAATCGGGGTTCTGGATGGTATCTATGCATTTCACCGCTACACCATCCATTCCGCCAACCTCGTCTGGACTCAAGCCTTGCAGTATCCATGGCAGTTCTCTCGTTAAGCGAGAGGCTTTCACCACGGACTTACAAGGCCACCTACGCACCCTTTAAACCCAATAAATCCGGACAACGCTTGCACCCTCCGTATTACCGCGGCTGCTGGCACGGAGTTAGCCGGTGCTTATTCCTCAGGTACCGTCAGTGTACCACGCATGGTCTTTTTCTTCCCTGAGAAAAGCCGTTTACAACCCAGAAGGCCTTCATCCGGCACGCGGCATGGCTGGGTCAGGCTCTCGCCCATTGCCCAATATTCCCTACTGCTGCCTCCCGTAGGAGTCTGGCCCGTATCTCAGTGCCAGTGTGGGGGATCACCCTCTCAGGTCCCCTAGACATCGTCGCCTTGGTGGGCCGTTACCCCGCCAACAAGCTAATGTCACGCAACCCCATCCTTGACCAATAAATCTTTACCAATTGCCTGATGCCAGGCTGTTGGTTTATGCGGTATTAATCCGCCTTTCGGCGGGCTATCCCCCAGTCAAGGGCAGGTTGGTTACGCGTTACGCACCCGTGCGCCACTAGTGGTATTGCTACCACCCGTTCGACTTGCATGTATTAGGCCTGCCGCTAGCGTTCATCCTGAGCCAGGATCAAACTCTCCATTGTAAAATTACTTGCTACTCTCTTCGAAAAGAGAGCCATGTCGAGTGCTGATCCGACCCGTATTAACGAGCTATTATTCGTTTGTTACGCTTGGTTGGTTTCAAAGCCGAAGCTCGAAAACCGCTTACCAAATTTGTCAATTCCAATCATTCAAAGAACGTGTGCTCTCGTCGTTTCGAGAACCGTGTGCTAGCCAGGCTAGCGGGGTGTTTTAGTTAGTCTGTCCGGGCTTCCATTCGAAGCGGGATGCAAAGGTAAACAACCTTTTCTGTTTAACAAGCGAAAAGCGAAATAATTTTGAAGCTTTCGTTTTCGTCTGCCTTACTTGTTTTCCCCTTCCGTTTGAAGCGGGATGCAAAGGTAAGTAACTTTTCTGCTGCTTTCCAAATCCGGTTTCGAAGTTTTTTTCGAAGCGGGTTGGGCTTGTTTCACTCTCAAGCGCTTCCGGTTGAAGCGGGTTGCAAAGGTAAGCAACCTTTTTCGTTTCGCAAGCGAAGTAGGAAATTTCTTTTTTGAACTTTTCCGTGCTGCTTGCTGGCTTCCGGTCGAAGCGGGTGGCAAAGGTACGCTTTTCTTTTCTTCGTTTGCAAGCCCGAAAACAACTTTTTTTTCGGATTGTACCCGGCTTCCGGTTGAAGCGGGCTGCAAAGATAGTAGAACCTTTCCCAGATTTCCAACTTCTTTTTCAAAACTTTCTCCAGGAGCCTCTCAGCTGCTTGCCCTGCCGCGTTCCGGTTTGGGAGTGCAAAAGTGCGACTCTTCTCCCCTATTTCCTAACCCGTACAGCAAATAATTGATGGAAACAGGTACTATCAAGCTTAGGGAAGCTGAACGATACCCTCATCAAAACTGACTAACAGCACTTTACACCCTTCTCGCATAACCTGACTATTTTCGAGGAGAAGCAAAAACTAGCGGACTACTTCCTTAGCGAAGAGTTCTGACAGATCTGGATGGTGCGTGCGGGGGCGCCTGGCCTCGTATTGATAGAGTACCTGCCCCAATGCTTTCAGGAAAGGCAGTCCGATGGATTCGTATTCATAAGCGCCATCGTTGAGGATACCATCCTGGTTTACGTAGAGCACTGCACTGAGCAAAAACTCGCTTTGGTGTGTGGAATCGGCGAAATAGGCCACATCGGATAGGTAGCCATGCGACATCCCTACTATATTATATAGGTGTAAGCCGGGCTGAGTTGGCTGGTTGCGCTGGCGGCCGTAGTAGAGATACTTCTTATAAGCATCGAAATAAGCGCGGCTTTGATAGCGCGAGAAACCCGAGCCGTGGGGCGTACTGTGCAGATAATAGCGCAGGAAGGCATAATCATCGGGGGTGAGCTGGAAACGCTGGGCGGCCGGGGTGGCTTCGGGGAACAGAACAGCCTTGAGCATATCCGTCACGTTCTGTAGCGGCAGGTAGTTGGCAGTAGTGAAATCGTAGGGTTGATAGATGATGCGGCCTCCGGCCTGGTAGCCGCGGCCTTTTCGGATGTTGCCTAATGGCAAGGGGAAAGAATGTAGGTTAAAGGCGGCGGGCTGTTGATAGATAACCTGCCCCGTGGTGGCATTGAGGAAAGTTATAGGATTGGTATGGCGGTTGGCGGCCGTATCACAGGGAGCAAAGCGGCGGGTGATGCGTGCCTGTGGGTAACCTAACTCCCACAAACGCGCATTGAGCGGGCGCTGCCCCAGGAATTCGTAGAGCCGGTTATAGGCTACGTTGTCGCTGACGAGCAGCATGCGCTTGATGTAGTTGCCGACTGTGTTTACCTGGTCGGAGTCGGCGGTAGGAATATATGGCGCGGGGGTCTGGCAACGGAAGGCGGTGCCGGTGGCCATAGGTGTGCGACGGGTGAGGCCGGGTTGGTGCAGGCGGTTCAGCTTTTCCAGAGCCAAGGCAGCCGTGGGCAGCTTCACCAGGCTGGCGGGGTTGAAGTACTGCCGGGCATTGAGGTGGTAATCGTACTGGGTGAAGTGCGGGCGGTTCTGCGCGTCGCGGTTAACTTGGGTATAGATGATCTGTAGCTCATACTTATCGGCGTGGGTTACCACTTCCGCTAAGCGGGCATCGCTGTGAAGCAGGCTGTCGAGCAACTGCCGGTTGACTCTTTGTAGTACCAGGGAACCTGGAGGAACCGGAGATTTAGAAGGGCTATTGAAAGTACTCCCTATATATAGGAGTAGCCACAATAGGAATGGACGAAAAGCTAGCGGCATAAACATTCCGGAAAGGGATAATGGAACCGAGGACCAGTACGGCAATAGATCCTTACGCAAGCACGGTATCCCACTACTCTCCTGCTGGCATTAAATAACAAAAAGAGGCTGCGGCAACCATGCCACAGCCTCTTTTCTTTTGCTGCCGGATTTGCGCAGCCTACTCCTATATATATAGTGTAGGCCGAAAGCTATTCCGCTACCGTTTTGGTGCGGCGGGCTAATAGCAGGTTGGAGTCGTTTTGCCGCCAGTTGTAGCCGGTACCGAAGGGCAGCGGGCGGGGCCGGTGCACCGAATCGGTATAAACCTGGGTTAGCGTGGGCTGATAATGCTTGGCGAAAAGGTTGATGGGGCGCTTATAGGTGCCGTAGTAGGTGAATTGCCAGTCGGAAGCGGGGAAGTATTTCATGGCAATGCCCGAATCATCCTGTAAGATAAAGTTGCTGCGGTCCAGAATCAGGTTGCGCACTTTGCTGAAATAGGGCTTGTGCATGAGGTAAGTAGCCGATTTGATGTAGGTGACTACCGGCCCAAGCGTGCGCACATACTGCAGTATAGCGTCTTTCGTCGTGCCCAGCTTCCAGTCGCTAAGGTCGGCGGAGAAGTAGTACACGGTTTTCTCCTGGCCTTTGGCATCGCGCAGCTTCATTTCTACGCCGGGAATGATTTTGGGACCGGGCCGATGGATGGTCATGGTATCGGCTTCCGACATCTGCCCCTGAGTATTCAGCTGGAGGTAGCGAATATCAGTTACCTGGTTGCCGGTGCGCGTGGCGAAAAGCATCATCAAAGGCAAAGCCCCATCCAGCTCCACTGATTTGAGGTCGACGGCCATATCATTAGTGCGGAAAAAGCTAAAGTTGAGCACCGACCACAAAGAGGCTTTGATGGCGCTGAACAGCTTAGGATTTTCCAGGGTGCTGCGGCGGGGCACTGTGCCTACTGGCTCCAGCCCTACCAATACATAGGTTTGGGCCGTGGGAAACATGGTATAGGCATTCAGCAAATCGGGCCCGCTAAAGGGGTAGAACACGGTGGAGCTGCTGCGGCGTACGGAATCCAGCTCGGTGGCGGCCCACTGCTGAATACGGTTGGTGCGGGTGTTGTGATAGTTGGTCCAGCTTTTATCGGCATCGGCGGCAAATGCCTGCCAGGCAGGAAGGGCCGTAAGTGGGCGCAGGTCGCTGCGCTGGCTTACGGGCTGGCCGGCCAGATAGGCCGCTACATCCTGCACAGCGGTAGTATCCGGGGCGGGTGCCGCAACGGTTGGAGCCGTTGTAGTGTCAACGGGAGCTGCCGAGGCGGGCTTCGCTGGTTCGGTGGCAGTGGTTTTTTGCTCAGAGCAGGCAGTCAGCGCGACGAAGAGGAAGGGAGCCAGAAGCCTAGAAAGGGAAATGCGCATGCGGGAGTACTTAGGAAGAAAAAACGAATGGGGCGGCAAGTTAGCTTTTCAGCTTTTTCACTCCTTATATATAGAGTGCATTGGAACATCGGCGTTTGGCTTCTTCGCCGGGCGACTAACGCCTTTATAGACCAACAGGCCCAGCAACACCGTGGCCAACCCGTACAGGGACTCCATTGGTTTATCGCGCAGCAGAAAAAGGAGCGTCCAGCCGCTTAAGCCCAAAAAGAGCAGGGGCGTAATGGGGTAGCCCCAGGCCCGATAAGGCCGGGGCAGCGCCGGGTGCTTCCAGCGGAGGATAAACAGCCCCAGCACGGTGAGAAATGTGAAAAGGCTCAATACAAAGCCTGCGTATAAAAGCACCTGCTCAAAAGTGGCCGTCAGAATAAAGACCAGGGTGAGCAGGGTTTGCAGCAGCATGGCCCGGACCGGTATGCCAGCCCTACTGACGTGCGCCAAAGTGCGCAGGCCGGTGAGGTCCTCCCCCATTACCTGCACAATGCGGGGCCCGGCAAAAATCATGGAGCTTACGGTGGATACCAGCAGTACCGCAATAACGCCGCCCATCAGGCGGCCAATAACGGGACCGAACAGGGAATTGGCGGCCACGAAACCGACTTCTACCTGACCTGCCAAAGTATTGAGCGGGGTGGAATACAGGAACACGAAATTCAGCCCTATATATAATAGGAGTACCACGGCGGTACCGATCAGCAAAATGCGCGGCAGATTCCGTTGCGGATCGGCCACTTCGCCCGTCATATACACGGCGGCATTCCAGCCGGAATAGGCATACGACACATAAATGAGGGAAACGGCAAAGGCCGGGCTCAACACTTCCTGCCAGCCCAGCGCACTGGGGCTAAAGGATAAGGGCTGTGGGGTAGCGGCCAGCAGCCCGGCGCCAATAAAACCAACCAAAACCAGCACTTTGATGGCCGTAATCAGCACCTGCAGGCGGCTGCCAGCCTGCCTGCTGCTGGCGTGCACTGCCGTAAGCAGCAGGACCACCATCACCGATAGCACCTGCGGCTGCACCGAGGGCCATACATTTTGCGCATATTTTCCCAGAGCCATTGCCGCCAGCGCCGTGGGAGCCGCAAACCCAACCGTAGCCGATACCCAACCGGACAGAAAGCCTACCGCGGGGTGGTAAATCCTGGAGAGATAGTGGTACTCGCCGCCCGAGCGGGGCATGGCCGCGGCCAGTTCGCCATAGCTTAGCGCCCCGCATAAGGCAATGAGTCCGCCCACCGCCCACAACATCAGCAGCGCAAACCCGCTTTTGAGGCCCAGTATCTGAAACCCTAGGCTGGTAAACACGCCGGTGCCCACCATATTGGCAATAACAATGGCAATGCCCGTGATGACACTGATTTTGTAAGCGGCTTTTTGGGGTTGCGTCATAAGAGCTATTTACCGGCAAAGATGCAAAGTTGCTTTTTGCCGATGCAGAAGTACCCTGCTGCGGGGCCATGCAAACCTCAGCAACGCAAAAAGCCCCTGCCGTTTTATAACGCCAGGAGCTTTTAGATGACCTCGCCAGGAAAATTTCCGACGAATCAGGCTTTCGGACGCTTGTACAGCGGTACCGTGCTGCAGGGCTCACCATACATAATGCTGCTGGCAACCGGCAGAAGTTTCTGCATAATAGCCACGTAAGCATACGTAGGCACGGGTTTCTCACCACAGCCTTTTACCACCATTTTTGCATCCCGGTACTGTTCAGCATCAATGCCCGCAATGGCTTCCTGAAACAGCTCCTGCTCCAAGGATTCCAGGTTGCCGAACACATACCGATGCGCATGGCCCTGCAGCTTGGAAGCCAGCAGCATGTACGCCCAAGTAGGTACAATAGCATCGGCGGAGCAGATAATGGCTACGTTCTTGCCGTCGTACTGGCTCCAGTCGTGGGTTTTGATGAACTCGCGGAAATCCTTTTCCCGCAGCATTAAGCCGTGGAACAGGTTTTCCTTGATATCATATACCACCCGCTCACCGGGATGAATAAATTCTTCCAGATTGAGCGTAGTGAGGGCACTTTGCGTGACGCGGTTGATAAGGGTGTCTTCCATTATATAGCTGATAGACGTTAGAGGAAAGATTTTTTGACAGCTTGCCTCCTGGTGCTAAGCCTTAGGCCTGGGGGTAGTGGTGTATACTTCTTTTAAGTAGAACGGCTCGTAGTAGGCCACATCCCGGAAGTCCTGCTCCCGGAAAGCCTGCACGGCCAGCGCCCCTACTGCCACCGCAGATGGCTGAATATCCGACAGAAAATCGGCGTGGGCATTACCG carries:
- a CDS encoding M16 family metallopeptidase, producing MLLLPNGSRLHVLHNAAQPVVRLQVVFRAGKWYEPAPGISLLTARMLLEGTRTRTARQIADEVAFYGASLECEQGFDRATLTLYCLTRHLEKLLPLVNDVLTEPTFPEPDLSLLKTRTIQNVQVERQKTSYLAAERFSRNLFGSTNPYGVVFDENSFQAIEGSDVQNFHHQTYVLAGAEIFLCGDVEAQHIEQVQAMVGTGSTITQDQAPASGFTAPSTSLPHDYVTVASIQSSLRIGRLWPAPSHPDTHKLQVLAKILGGYFGSRLMKNIREDKGFTYGIYASVGPREHATSFVIGTDVNAASTQATITEVHHELRKLQEKVVPADELKTVKNYMEGKFANELSTVFEQCDKYKSLVFLNLPASYYTDFLHDISTIDAAQIQRLAQQYLSPIDMIEVIAGPASS
- a CDS encoding serine hydrolase: MLDSLLHSDARLAEVVTHADKYELQIIYTQVNRDAQNRPHFTQYDYHLNARQYFNPASLVKLPTAALALEKLNRLHQPGLTRRTPMATGTAFRCQTPAPYIPTADSDQVNTVGNYIKRMLLVSDNVAYNRLYEFLGQRPLNARLWELGYPQARITRRFAPCDTAANRHTNPITFLNATTGQVIYQQPAAFNLHSFPLPLGNIRKGRGYQAGGRIIYQPYDFTTANYLPLQNVTDMLKAVLFPEATPAAQRFQLTPDDYAFLRYYLHSTPHGSGFSRYQSRAYFDAYKKYLYYGRQRNQPTQPGLHLYNIVGMSHGYLSDVAYFADSTHQSEFLLSAVLYVNQDGILNDGAYEYESIGLPFLKALGQVLYQYEARRPRTHHPDLSELFAKEVVR
- a CDS encoding APC family permease; the encoded protein is MTQPQKAAYKISVITGIAIVIANMVGTGVFTSLGFQILGLKSGFALLMLWAVGGLIALCGALSYGELAAAMPRSGGEYHYLSRIYHPAVGFLSGWVSATVGFAAPTALAAMALGKYAQNVWPSVQPQVLSVMVVLLLTAVHASSRQAGSRLQVLITAIKVLVLVGFIGAGLLAATPQPLSFSPSALGWQEVLSPAFAVSLIYVSYAYSGWNAAVYMTGEVADPQRNLPRILLIGTAVVLLLYIGLNFVFLYSTPLNTLAGQVEVGFVAANSLFGPVIGRLMGGVIAVLLVSTVSSMIFAGPRIVQVMGEDLTGLRTLAHVSRAGIPVRAMLLQTLLTLVFILTATFEQVLLYAGFVLSLFTFLTVLGLFILRWKHPALPRPYRAWGYPITPLLFLGLSGWTLLFLLRDKPMESLYGLATVLLGLLVYKGVSRPAKKPNADVPMHSIYKE
- a CDS encoding DUF2480 family protein; the protein is MEDTLINRVTQSALTTLNLEEFIHPGERVVYDIKENLFHGLMLREKDFREFIKTHDWSQYDGKNVAIICSADAIVPTWAYMLLASKLQGHAHRYVFGNLESLEQELFQEAIAGIDAEQYRDAKMVVKGCGEKPVPTYAYVAIMQKLLPVASSIMYGEPCSTVPLYKRPKA